The bacterium genome includes a window with the following:
- the greA gene encoding transcription elongation factor GreA translates to MKQYYFTEAGYEKLRKEIERIEKYLKTDIAKEIATAREHGDLRENAEYESAKNKQANYMAKLGMLQERFQNARIIRRGDLPEGIVTLGKMVTIVDTATQEAEKYIILGDGETDLEKNIISYQSPIAQALMKHKVGDLVEIKLPRRTKKVEIVEITFYEEM, encoded by the coding sequence ATGAAGCAGTACTATTTCACCGAAGCCGGCTACGAGAAACTGCGCAAGGAAATCGAGCGCATCGAGAAATATTTAAAGACCGACATCGCCAAAGAAATTGCGACGGCGCGCGAGCACGGCGATCTGCGCGAGAATGCCGAATATGAATCCGCCAAAAACAAGCAGGCCAACTACATGGCCAAGCTCGGCATGCTGCAGGAACGCTTTCAGAACGCCCGCATCATCCGCAGGGGCGATTTGCCGGAAGGCATCGTCACGCTGGGCAAGATGGTCACCATCGTCGACACTGCCACCCAGGAAGCGGAAAAGTACATCATCCTCGGCGACGGTGAAACTGATCTGGAGAAGAACATCATCAGCTATCAATCGCCGATTGCCCAGGCATTAATGAAGCACAAGGTGGGAGATCTCGTCGAAATCAAACTGCCGCGCCGCACCAAGAAGGTCGAAATCGTGGAGATTACGTTCTACGAGGAAATGTAG
- a CDS encoding ATP-dependent Clp protease adaptor ClpS → MSSIAVTNPRPEFHWRLWLGLTTPDADEETVVDDDIGSRLGEPWKVILYNDDIHTFDEVIVQLQKALGCGQQRAGKIAYEAHTRGKAIAYHGEFAECFRVAGVLREIQLLVEIEG, encoded by the coding sequence ATGAGCAGTATCGCTGTCACAAATCCGCGGCCGGAATTCCATTGGCGCCTCTGGCTGGGGCTTACGACGCCCGATGCCGACGAAGAAACCGTGGTCGATGATGATATCGGTTCCCGCCTCGGCGAACCCTGGAAGGTCATCCTCTACAACGACGACATTCACACCTTCGACGAAGTCATTGTGCAACTGCAAAAGGCGCTGGGCTGCGGTCAGCAGCGTGCCGGGAAAATCGCCTATGAAGCGCACACGCGCGGCAAGGCCATTGCCTATCACGGCGAATTCGCGGAGTGCTTTCGTGTCGCCGGCGTGTTGCGCGAAATCCAACTACTGGTAGAAATTGAAGGCTGA
- a CDS encoding class I SAM-dependent methyltransferase: MKAEAARWPPAAHRFALALVMEDRHYLLFNEIQASHWWFQARNQIMRALLDEHLHNRPAVTSTAGLALLDVGCGTGAMLPMLREFGAVTGVDASPHAVAFCRQHDRNRVFLDSDPAWQYARYDVLTFFDVIEHVDDDAALLAHYLRWLKPHGLVVITVPAFMCLWSEHDEINHHRRRYSKSRLLRLLQATGLQPLRLSYYNSLLFLPIAGWRLLQKTWPSRPHPPRSDFETLPPTNRWLQAIFAAERFWLRRGSFPVGLSLVCLARLKA, from the coding sequence TTGAAGGCTGAAGCGGCCCGCTGGCCGCCGGCTGCTCATCGTTTTGCTCTCGCCCTCGTCATGGAAGACCGCCACTATCTCCTCTTCAACGAGATTCAAGCCTCGCACTGGTGGTTTCAGGCGCGCAATCAAATCATGCGCGCGCTGCTCGACGAACACCTGCACAACCGGCCGGCTGTGACCAGCACCGCCGGTCTTGCTTTGTTGGACGTGGGCTGCGGCACCGGCGCCATGCTGCCGATGCTGCGCGAATTCGGTGCGGTTACCGGCGTCGATGCTTCACCGCACGCCGTTGCCTTTTGCCGGCAACATGACCGCAACCGCGTTTTTCTCGACAGCGATCCAGCCTGGCAGTACGCCCGCTATGATGTGCTGACCTTCTTCGATGTCATTGAACACGTCGATGATGATGCCGCCCTGCTGGCGCACTATCTGCGCTGGCTGAAGCCGCACGGCCTGGTCGTGATCACCGTGCCCGCGTTCATGTGTTTGTGGAGCGAGCATGATGAGATCAACCACCATCGCCGGCGGTACAGCAAATCCCGCCTGCTGCGGCTGCTGCAAGCCACCGGGCTTCAGCCGCTGCGTCTTTCCTACTATAACAGCCTGCTCTTTCTCCCCATCGCCGGCTGGCGGCTGCTGCAAAAGACTTGGCCCTCGCGGCCGCATCCGCCGCGCTCCGATTTCGAAACCTTGCCTCCGACGAATCGCTGGCTGCAGGCCATCTTCGCCGCCGAGCGGTTTTGGCTGCGGCGCGGTTCTTTTCCGGTGGGATTGTCTTTGGTTTGTCTGGCGAGGTTGAAGGCGTGA
- a CDS encoding NTP transferase domain-containing protein, with amino-acid sequence MKKTLAMLLAGGVGSRLNILAHARAKPAVPFGGLYRIIDFTLSNARNSGIINVGVLTQYKPLSLMEHIGSGEPWDFVGRMRGAKILPPRTGEKDSDWYKGTADAIRQNIDYIRNFDADQVLVLSGDHIYYMDYSEMVDFHKSRGADLTIAMMRVPWEETRHFGIATIDEHDRIMTWEEKPKQTKSNLASMGVYVFNTDFLYHCLRTIPEHDFGKHVITEVIKTHTICAYPFTGYWRDVGTLFAYWDANMDLLRPGSGLDLPRWKVYTNLEEEGRSGDRPPTRILDGANVVNSIVAQGCVIEGEVRNSVLSPGVRVGKGAVVSDSVVMHDSVIEQDAALSFVIADKLTRFRPGCRVGFGDRSRPNRRFTDHLSEGLTIVGKLVTVPTKVTIGCNCIIHPQSTEISYHSDFVKDGETIGFN; translated from the coding sequence ATGAAAAAGACCCTGGCCATGCTGCTCGCCGGCGGTGTCGGCAGCCGGTTGAACATTCTGGCGCATGCGCGCGCCAAGCCGGCAGTGCCCTTCGGCGGCCTGTATCGCATCATCGACTTCACGCTGAGCAACGCCCGCAATTCCGGCATCATCAACGTCGGCGTGCTCACGCAATACAAACCGCTCTCCCTGATGGAACACATTGGCAGCGGTGAGCCGTGGGACTTTGTCGGCCGCATGCGCGGCGCCAAAATTTTGCCGCCGCGCACCGGTGAAAAAGACTCCGATTGGTACAAAGGCACCGCCGACGCCATCCGCCAGAATATCGACTACATCCGTAATTTCGATGCCGATCAAGTGCTGGTCCTGTCCGGCGATCATATCTACTACATGGACTACAGCGAGATGGTCGACTTTCACAAGAGCCGCGGCGCGGATCTCACCATCGCCATGATGCGCGTGCCGTGGGAGGAGACCCGCCATTTCGGCATTGCCACCATCGATGAGCACGATCGCATCATGACCTGGGAGGAAAAGCCCAAGCAGACCAAGAGCAATCTCGCTTCCATGGGCGTTTATGTCTTCAACACCGATTTTCTCTATCACTGCCTGCGCACCATTCCGGAGCATGATTTCGGCAAGCACGTGATCACCGAAGTCATCAAAACCCACACGATTTGCGCCTATCCCTTCACCGGTTACTGGCGGGACGTGGGCACGCTCTTCGCCTATTGGGACGCCAACATGGATTTGCTGCGGCCCGGCTCCGGCCTCGACCTGCCGCGCTGGAAGGTCTACACCAACCTCGAAGAGGAAGGCCGCTCCGGCGACCGGCCGCCCACGCGCATTCTCGACGGCGCCAACGTCGTCAACAGCATCGTCGCGCAAGGCTGCGTCATCGAAGGTGAAGTGCGGAACAGTGTGCTCTCGCCGGGCGTTCGCGTTGGCAAGGGCGCGGTGGTGAGTGATTCGGTGGTCATGCACGACAGCGTCATTGAGCAGGACGCCGCGCTTTCCTTCGTCATCGCCGACAAGCTGACCCGTTTCCGGCCGGGCTGCCGCGTCGGCTTCGGCGACCGATCCCGGCCCAACCGCCGCTTCACTGATCATCTGAGCGAAGGGCTGACCATCGTGGGCAAGCTGGTGACGGTGCCCACCAAGGTGACGATCGGTTGCAACTGCATTATTCATCCGCAAAGCACGGAAATCAGTTATCATTCAGATTTCGTAAAGGACGGCGAGACAATCGGTTTCAATTAA
- a CDS encoding nucleotidyl transferase AbiEii/AbiGii toxin family protein, producing the protein MKDQFAGFLTVFEALDRQEVEYILIGGVAVILHGLERLTRDIDIFVRPTLENIAKLRAALKTVFNDPAIDEISLPELQRYAVIRFGAPGHFYVDLMARLGEAVVYEDLQYEVMEQEGIKIRVASPETLYRLKHDTLRDKDKADAHFLRKLIESRSSGQQLL; encoded by the coding sequence ATGAAGGATCAATTTGCCGGCTTCCTGACCGTGTTCGAGGCCCTCGACCGGCAGGAAGTCGAATACATTCTCATCGGCGGCGTGGCCGTCATTCTGCACGGCCTGGAGCGCTTGACCCGTGACATCGATATTTTCGTGAGACCTACTCTCGAAAATATCGCCAAGCTGCGTGCGGCTCTAAAGACGGTTTTCAACGATCCGGCAATCGATGAAATCTCACTGCCGGAGTTGCAGCGCTACGCGGTTATTCGCTTCGGTGCGCCCGGCCACTTTTATGTTGACCTCATGGCGCGACTGGGCGAAGCCGTGGTTTATGAAGATTTGCAGTATGAAGTCATGGAACAAGAAGGCATCAAGATCAGGGTGGCCTCGCCCGAAACCTTGTATCGGCTCAAACATGACACCCTGCGCGACAAGGACAAAGCCGATGCCCACTTTCTGCGCAAACTGATTGAGTCACGTTCCTCCGGTCAGCAACTTCTTTGA
- a CDS encoding menaquinone biosynthesis protein: MPFYREFEPARVNQVPMSPQQMGRLAERNQIDGGPLSLMDYFRVEHNYDLLDYGIAVKDLAHSVRLYSNHKWHELAGKRIGVTADTSTSMELLQVILQHKYGVRAQLERMHAVFQSQEAGRFEAALVIGDEALRRLQAGLAGFQYVYDLGHEWHAWTGLPFVFAVWAIRRDMSRQDRDQLVAELERAANSAEQRQPEWGRMHGKRLGLTSAEVQAYFDGFVYRLGEREHAAIQRFREFVEKCQPAALPLTAGAA, from the coding sequence GCCGGCGCGCGTCAATCAGGTGCCGATGTCACCGCAGCAAATGGGGCGGCTCGCCGAGCGCAATCAAATCGACGGCGGCCCGCTCTCGTTGATGGACTACTTCCGCGTCGAGCACAATTATGACCTGCTGGATTACGGCATTGCGGTGAAAGACCTGGCGCACAGCGTGCGGCTCTATTCCAATCACAAGTGGCATGAGCTGGCAGGCAAGCGCATCGGCGTCACCGCCGACACTTCGACCTCGATGGAACTCTTGCAGGTCATTTTGCAGCACAAATACGGTGTGCGCGCCCAGCTCGAGCGCATGCACGCCGTGTTTCAATCGCAAGAGGCCGGCCGCTTCGAGGCCGCGCTGGTGATTGGCGATGAGGCCCTGCGCCGCTTGCAGGCCGGCCTGGCGGGCTTTCAATACGTTTATGATCTCGGCCATGAGTGGCATGCGTGGACCGGCCTCCCGTTCGTCTTCGCGGTCTGGGCGATTCGTCGTGACATGAGCCGGCAAGATCGCGACCAACTGGTGGCGGAACTCGAGCGCGCCGCCAACAGCGCCGAGCAGCGCCAGCCCGAATGGGGCCGCATGCACGGCAAGCGCCTAGGCTTGACCAGCGCCGAAGTACAGGCCTATTTCGACGGCTTTGTCTACCGCCTGGGCGAGCGCGAACACGCCGCGATTCAGCGCTTCCGCGAGTTTGTTGAAAAGTGCCAGCCGGCAGCCTTGCCGTTGACCGCGGGAGCAGCCTGA
- the mutY gene encoding A/G-specific adenine glycosylase has translation MPRTIPDNQVYLDRISSARRRALQLKLLQWYAIARRDVPWRRQRDPYAIWVSEVMLQQTQTAKVLDYYEPFLRRFPTLTALAQAPLDDVLKAWEGMGYYARARHLHQAAQYVSASLQGDLPRDYHKLLEIPGIGPYTAAAIASIAFNRDHAVVDGNVERVLCRLFRVTVPPAEPRGKQLLRALAQALLKAGQARDWNQAVMELGALVCTPRRPSCGQCPAKKYCCAHNHLRDPSRLPARRRKPPVPHHHLVVGLVWKEGRLLIDQRPARGLLGGLWEFPGGALAQGERHGTALRRALRRELAVETKVGKSLMTVEHGYTHFRVTLHVYHCRYLRGEPQTVRCQRWKWVRPAELQNYAFSTANRHIIAALTKDLGVV, from the coding sequence ATGCCACGCACGATTCCCGATAATCAAGTCTACCTCGATCGCATTTCCTCCGCCCGGCGCAGGGCGTTGCAGCTAAAGCTGCTGCAGTGGTATGCCATTGCACGGCGCGACGTGCCCTGGCGCCGGCAGCGTGACCCGTACGCCATTTGGGTTTCGGAGGTGATGCTGCAGCAAACGCAAACCGCCAAAGTGCTGGATTACTACGAGCCTTTTCTCCGGCGCTTCCCCACGCTCACCGCGCTGGCGCAGGCCCCGCTCGATGACGTGCTCAAGGCGTGGGAGGGCATGGGCTACTATGCACGCGCCCGCCACTTGCACCAAGCCGCGCAATACGTCAGCGCATCCTTGCAGGGCGACCTGCCACGCGACTACCACAAGCTGCTGGAAATTCCGGGCATCGGGCCTTACACCGCAGCCGCAATTGCCAGCATCGCCTTCAATCGCGATCATGCCGTGGTGGATGGCAACGTCGAACGCGTGCTGTGCCGGCTCTTCCGCGTGACGGTGCCGCCGGCAGAACCGCGCGGCAAGCAGCTCTTGCGCGCGCTGGCGCAGGCGTTGCTCAAAGCCGGGCAGGCCCGCGATTGGAATCAAGCGGTAATGGAATTGGGCGCGCTGGTGTGCACGCCGCGCCGCCCCAGTTGCGGGCAGTGTCCTGCAAAGAAATACTGTTGTGCCCACAATCACCTGCGCGACCCGTCGCGGTTGCCGGCGCGCCGCCGCAAGCCGCCGGTGCCGCATCATCACCTGGTCGTGGGGCTGGTATGGAAAGAAGGCCGGCTGCTGATCGATCAGCGCCCCGCGCGCGGCCTGCTCGGCGGATTGTGGGAATTCCCCGGCGGGGCGCTGGCGCAAGGTGAGCGGCATGGCACCGCGCTGCGGCGCGCCCTGCGCCGGGAGCTGGCCGTCGAAACCAAAGTCGGCAAAAGCTTGATGACGGTCGAACACGGCTATACTCATTTTCGCGTGACGCTGCACGTATACCATTGCCGTTATCTCCGCGGCGAGCCGCAAACCGTGCGCTGCCAGCGCTGGAAATGGGTGCGGCCGGCGGAATTACAGAATTACGCCTTCTCCACCGCAAACCGGCACATCATTGCCGCGCTGACCAAAGATCTCGGAGTCGTATGA
- a CDS encoding thermonuclease family protein: MTIASTQHKIILGDARAMTELADSSVHLIITSPPYWQLKDYGHAGQIGFNDSYEEYINHLNLVWQECYRVLHPGCRLCINIGDQFARAAYYGRYKIIPIRTEIIKFCESIGCDYMGAIIWQKVTTTNTSGGATIMGSFPHPRNGIVKLDYEFILLFKKLGKSPKPTPAQKESSTMTTAEWNEYFHGHWNFPGEKQNQHLAAFPVELPRRLIRMFSFTGETVLDPFLGSGTTAVAAQELGRNSVGYEINREFLPVIKSRLGIEENSLFGADSSCQAEIIEQPPAAIDFDAAIARQPYVFRDQVKFDKKVDPRQQHFGSKISGREKDKTKYYAVTRVEAPHLLELSGGLKIRLLGIKPVAERETAAISFMQELVDGQKVFLKFDRQECDENNRRWAYLYLKNKTFINMHLLKRGLAEVDTAQEFRAKQRMLQVAGALT; encoded by the coding sequence ATGACGATCGCCTCCACACAACACAAGATCATTCTCGGTGACGCCCGCGCGATGACGGAACTGGCGGATTCTTCCGTCCATCTCATCATCACCTCACCGCCCTACTGGCAGCTCAAAGACTATGGCCATGCCGGGCAGATCGGCTTCAACGACAGCTACGAAGAGTACATCAACCATCTTAATCTCGTCTGGCAGGAATGCTATCGCGTGTTGCATCCGGGCTGCCGGCTGTGCATCAACATCGGCGATCAGTTCGCGCGCGCGGCTTACTACGGCCGCTACAAGATCATTCCGATTCGCACCGAAATCATCAAATTTTGCGAATCCATCGGCTGCGATTACATGGGCGCGATCATCTGGCAGAAGGTGACCACCACCAACACCAGCGGCGGCGCGACCATCATGGGCTCCTTTCCCCACCCGCGCAACGGCATCGTCAAGCTCGATTACGAATTCATCCTGCTGTTCAAAAAGCTCGGCAAATCGCCCAAGCCGACGCCGGCGCAAAAGGAAAGCTCGACGATGACAACGGCGGAATGGAACGAGTATTTTCACGGCCACTGGAACTTTCCCGGCGAAAAACAGAATCAGCATCTCGCCGCATTTCCCGTGGAGCTGCCGCGGCGCTTGATTCGCATGTTCTCCTTCACCGGCGAGACCGTGCTCGATCCGTTTCTGGGCAGCGGTACTACCGCCGTGGCGGCGCAGGAGCTGGGGCGAAATTCGGTCGGGTATGAAATCAATCGCGAGTTTCTGCCCGTCATCAAGAGCCGTCTGGGTATCGAAGAAAACAGTCTGTTCGGCGCAGACAGCTCCTGCCAGGCGGAGATCATCGAACAGCCGCCTGCGGCGATAGATTTCGATGCCGCGATTGCAAGACAACCCTACGTTTTTCGCGACCAGGTGAAGTTCGACAAGAAAGTCGATCCGCGCCAGCAGCATTTCGGCTCAAAAATCAGCGGCCGGGAAAAAGACAAGACAAAGTACTACGCGGTGACGCGCGTCGAAGCCCCACACTTGCTCGAGCTGAGCGGGGGCCTCAAGATCCGTCTGCTCGGCATCAAGCCGGTTGCGGAGAGAGAAACCGCGGCGATCAGCTTCATGCAGGAGCTGGTTGATGGCCAGAAAGTATTCTTGAAGTTCGATCGACAGGAATGCGACGAGAACAACCGGCGTTGGGCATATCTCTATTTGAAGAACAAAACCTTCATCAACATGCACCTGCTCAAGCGGGGACTGGCTGAAGTCGACACCGCACAGGAATTTCGAGCCAAGCAGCGCATGTTGCAGGTGGCGGGCGCGCTCACGTGA
- a CDS encoding glucose-1-phosphate adenylyltransferase: MRKILAMILAGGRGDELSVLTQMRPKAAVPFGGLYRVIDFPMSNLMRSGIENVGILSQYRSYSLINHIGNGASWEMVGRERSVTVLPPFTKQRYSDWYRGSADAVFQNLGFIRVHNPDLVLVLSGDHVYAMNYGPLIDFHLEHDADLTIAFTPTDRSQASRFGLGRLELAAGRRGGRLVEYLEKPETIPAWPEQRYWASLTIYLFSAKVLAEVLRQYMTGEPKGYEFGRHLIPEMVKKHRVFGYWDDGYWGYTRTIDEYWQTNMDMLGEHPRIDPEQWQVRTNLAHDLVRDRPPAHVDSGAQIENSLLYSGCRIKGAVKNSILFPGVEIGENVQVEDSILMFDAKVAAGCRLHKVITDAEVHIAPECEIGNGDPAVPNEEYPQLLRSGITLIGRGAHLPERRKIGSNCIVHPNLTPAQFREREYESGVSIS, encoded by the coding sequence ATGCGAAAAATATTGGCAATGATACTGGCCGGCGGCCGCGGGGATGAGCTTTCGGTGTTGACGCAAATGCGCCCCAAAGCCGCGGTGCCCTTCGGCGGGTTGTATCGCGTGATCGATTTTCCCATGAGCAATCTGATGCGCTCGGGAATCGAGAATGTCGGCATTCTCTCGCAATACCGCTCTTATTCCCTGATCAATCACATCGGCAACGGCGCCTCCTGGGAAATGGTGGGCCGGGAGCGCAGCGTCACCGTGCTGCCGCCGTTTACGAAGCAGAGGTATTCGGATTGGTACCGCGGCAGCGCCGACGCGGTTTTTCAAAACCTCGGCTTCATTCGCGTGCATAATCCCGATCTCGTGCTCGTGCTCTCCGGCGATCACGTCTATGCGATGAATTATGGCCCGCTCATCGATTTTCATCTCGAACACGACGCAGACTTGACCATCGCCTTCACCCCCACCGACCGCTCGCAAGCCTCGCGTTTCGGCTTGGGCCGTCTGGAGCTGGCGGCCGGCCGGCGCGGCGGCCGGCTGGTGGAATATCTCGAAAAGCCCGAGACCATTCCCGCTTGGCCGGAGCAGCGCTATTGGGCTTCGCTGACGATTTACCTGTTCTCCGCCAAAGTGCTGGCCGAGGTGCTCCGCCAGTACATGACCGGCGAGCCCAAGGGCTATGAATTCGGCCGCCACCTCATCCCGGAGATGGTGAAGAAGCATCGCGTGTTTGGCTATTGGGATGACGGCTACTGGGGCTACACCCGCACCATCGACGAGTATTGGCAGACGAACATGGATATGCTCGGCGAGCATCCCAGGATCGATCCCGAACAATGGCAGGTGCGCACCAATCTCGCGCACGATCTGGTGCGCGACCGGCCGCCGGCCCACGTCGACTCCGGCGCCCAGATCGAGAACTCCCTGCTCTACAGCGGTTGCCGCATCAAAGGCGCAGTGAAGAACAGCATTCTCTTCCCCGGCGTGGAGATCGGCGAGAACGTGCAGGTGGAAGATTCGATCTTGATGTTCGATGCCAAAGTCGCGGCCGGCTGTCGCCTGCACAAAGTCATCACTGATGCCGAGGTGCACATTGCGCCGGAGTGTGAGATCGGCAACGGCGACCCCGCGGTTCCCAATGAAGAATATCCCCAGCTTCTACGCAGCGGTATCACCCTGATCGGGCGCGGCGCCCATCTCCCCGAGCGCCGCAAGATCGGTTCGAACTGCATCGTGCATCCCAATCTGACGCCGGCCCAGTTTCGCGAGCGGGAGTATGAATCGGGAGTGTCGATCTCATGA
- a CDS encoding NTP transferase domain-containing protein gives MKAILLAGGMGTRLHPLTLTRPKPLLPIGNLPIIARIILALRRQNIREFLFLLHYQPEAFLAQLGNGEAFDAAFEYYILEKDLSTAGSVRFIREQIHETCLIHAADILTEAPVAAMLEFHRSKRSLATIALCPQPAPLSFGIVRRQPEGRILQFLEKPTWPEVFSDWVNAGVYIIEPELLDHIPESGEQVYFEKHVFPQLAAKAAPLYGFPIQGYWRDVGTPEDLRVANLEFLDGKLTAAFLTREEAARHRQERSYLAYGEGNRIASTALLSESVIRSGCQIAPHTRITRSVLLDEVSVLEGATIDSAIVMDRVQIGPAARLLPHSLVGEGAQIEAQSVIQANGIVHPRQRVASGQIVATQRALPVGYLRRLVDCGDLVATDFSADFLNWLGRSFGVHQTAQRPALLESGVAHTGGEAASILLAAAHTAGSAEEIAPLLAGLLAAGCEVALLQPASVPLARQALLSRRYAGGIYLGNAGDANLLRVILLDHHGHDFSTAATCALEFEELSHHRGMGRFENLDAEQVRREYVSALADFLAPPAAGIPACHVHVSEAGLGQLVAHFAKALSMPLAVVVDEPAARPHTICGRRESWCFSLASNGERLRLHHADTGRAVSDLLFSRLLQQEESATQIFNWLMDALAGTGGRTGRRVLSIAGVRPRFAEFGRTAGLESWFGFDGRGGIIHSAWQAHPDALVALACVLPRLASVPALEWQADPLGHQFFSCPAELKAELMRRLLERFAAEVTGISDGVRFGGELDWVIVRPCASAAALELYYWENAGRSADSFIARVLHSLQEWKQEAEGRTPNGRWE, from the coding sequence GTGAAAGCCATTCTACTTGCCGGTGGCATGGGGACGCGCTTGCACCCCCTCACCCTCACCCGCCCAAAGCCGCTGTTGCCCATTGGTAATCTTCCCATCATTGCGCGCATCATTCTTGCCTTGCGCCGGCAGAACATCCGCGAATTCCTTTTTCTGCTGCATTACCAGCCGGAGGCGTTCCTCGCCCAGCTCGGCAACGGCGAGGCTTTTGATGCCGCCTTCGAGTATTACATTCTCGAAAAAGATCTCAGCACCGCCGGCAGCGTGCGCTTCATTCGCGAGCAGATCCACGAAACGTGTTTGATTCACGCTGCAGATATTCTTACCGAAGCGCCCGTGGCGGCCATGCTCGAGTTTCATCGCAGCAAACGCAGCCTGGCAACCATAGCCCTGTGTCCGCAGCCTGCGCCTTTGTCATTCGGCATCGTGCGGCGCCAGCCGGAAGGCCGCATTCTGCAGTTTCTCGAAAAACCCACCTGGCCGGAAGTCTTCAGCGATTGGGTGAATGCCGGCGTCTATATCATCGAACCGGAATTGCTCGACCACATTCCGGAGTCCGGCGAGCAAGTCTATTTCGAAAAACATGTCTTTCCCCAACTCGCCGCCAAGGCCGCGCCGCTGTACGGCTTTCCCATTCAAGGCTACTGGCGCGACGTGGGCACGCCCGAAGACCTGCGCGTGGCGAATTTGGAATTTCTCGACGGCAAGCTGACGGCGGCATTTTTGACCCGCGAAGAAGCAGCGCGCCATCGCCAGGAGCGCAGCTATCTGGCGTACGGCGAGGGAAATCGCATCGCCAGCACCGCCCTGCTCTCGGAATCCGTCATCCGCAGCGGCTGCCAAATCGCGCCGCATACCCGCATTACTCGCAGCGTGCTGCTGGACGAGGTGAGCGTACTCGAGGGCGCGACCATCGACTCGGCGATCGTGATGGATCGCGTGCAAATCGGGCCGGCTGCGCGGCTGCTGCCGCACAGTCTGGTGGGCGAAGGCGCGCAGATCGAGGCACAATCCGTCATTCAAGCCAATGGCATCGTGCACCCCCGGCAGCGCGTGGCCTCGGGGCAGATCGTGGCCACACAGCGCGCGCTGCCGGTCGGCTATTTGCGGCGCTTGGTTGATTGCGGCGATCTGGTGGCAACAGACTTCAGTGCGGACTTTTTGAATTGGCTGGGCAGGTCTTTTGGCGTTCATCAAACCGCGCAGCGCCCTGCTTTGTTGGAATCCGGTGTTGCGCACACCGGCGGTGAGGCGGCCAGCATTCTGCTGGCTGCCGCGCACACGGCAGGTTCGGCGGAGGAAATTGCGCCGCTGCTGGCAGGGCTGCTTGCCGCTGGCTGTGAGGTCGCGTTGCTCCAGCCTGCCAGTGTGCCGCTGGCTCGCCAAGCTTTGCTCTCCCGGCGATACGCCGGCGGCATTTATCTGGGCAATGCCGGCGATGCCAATCTCTTGCGGGTGATTTTGCTCGATCACCATGGCCACGATTTTTCCACCGCTGCCACCTGCGCGCTCGAGTTCGAAGAATTGTCCCACCACCGCGGCATGGGCCGGTTCGAGAACCTGGATGCCGAGCAAGTCCGCCGCGAATATGTGAGCGCCCTGGCTGACTTTTTGGCCCCGCCCGCGGCGGGGATTCCCGCTTGTCATGTGCACGTGAGCGAAGCCGGACTTGGGCAGCTCGTCGCGCACTTCGCCAAAGCGCTTTCTATGCCGTTGGCAGTCGTGGTGGATGAACCGGCTGCGCGGCCTCACACGATTTGCGGCAGGCGGGAGAGTTGGTGTTTTTCTCTTGCGAGCAACGGTGAGCGGCTGCGCTTGCATCATGCGGACACCGGCCGCGCGGTCAGCGATTTGCTGTTCAGCCGCCTCCTGCAGCAGGAGGAATCCGCCACGCAGATCTTCAATTGGCTGATGGACGCGCTCGCGGGCACCGGCGGCCGCACCGGCAGGCGCGTTTTGTCGATTGCGGGCGTGCGGCCGCGCTTTGCGGAATTCGGCCGCACGGCGGGCCTGGAGTCCTGGTTTGGTTTTGACGGCCGCGGCGGAATCATTCATTCCGCCTGGCAGGCACATCCGGACGCGCTGGTGGCGCTCGCCTGTGTGCTGCCGCGCCTCGCTTCCGTGCCGGCATTAGAGTGGCAGGCCGATCCGCTGGGCCATCAGTTCTTTTCCTGCCCTGCCGAACTCAAGGCGGAGTTGATGCGCCGGCTGCTCGAACGATTTGCGGCCGAGGTGACGGGCATCAGCGACGGTGTGCGTTTCGGTGGGGAATTGGATTGGGTGATCGTGCGTCCGTGCGCCAGCGCAGCAGCCTTGGAGCTGTACTATTGGGAGAACGCCGGCCGCAGCGCTGATTCGTTCATCGCGCGGGTGTTGCACAGCCTGCAGGAGTGGAAGCAGGAAGCAGAGGGCCGGACGCCAAATGGCCGGTGGGAGTAG